The DNA sequence GTGTGGCTTACTGAGGGCAAGGAAGTCCTAGACGATGGTGGAGTTTATACAATTTACGCGAAACCAGTTCCGAAAATATATGTGGGAACTATAGGATATGTTGGCAACTTCGCACATGACTGGGATTGTTTATTCTTCATGAACGATGAGGGTGATGTGGTCACTCCTCATGAATATCCACCACAATGGTATCTGAATTATGAATATCCTCTATGGCTATGGTTTTACGATGAGGAGATTAGCAAATACAAATTAACACTCCCAGTAAATTTGGTCTGGCAAAATGCAAGCCTCGATCTTGTAAAAAAAGTGATGCAAGAAAGAGATGAAGAATGGAAAGAAGTAGCAACTGTACCGTATTTTGATGTTCCCATGGCACATAGATTAAAAATTTATGACGGTGTTTGGAGTGATTGGGATCCAAATTATAATATGGTAAATGGTCTTTTGGATTTTGTCTCTAATCCTCTTGGACGGGATCATCTAGAAATGTACCTATTACCTGACGGTAACATAGTTGGAAATGCTCATCATGATGATGCGGTCCCCCATAAAGGAGTACTTCCCGAATTTACTGAAAAAATGATTAAAGATTATTTCTTACCCCCCCTATGGGAATCAAGCATTTACCTGCTTCAAAATGCCCAATCCGAACCCTATAGTGATGGGTGGGCATCCGTCTTAGAATATAATCCAGATAATCTACCTAATCCAGAGTATTACTCGGAGCTTGCCGTTGAATGTCCTGTAGAGCTGTATGCCTATGACTCATCAGGTAATCTTGTTGCAAGTAAGGACTACCAAATCCCCGGTTCCTATTACTATCCAAAGACAGATTCGCAACCTCAGCGGATATTCATTTTCGGTGATACAGAAGGCTATATTTTTAAAATACTAGCCAATGAGGAAGATCCTGAATTTGTTGAGATGGGTGACAATTCGTTCAACCTTTCTGTAATTAGGAGCACGGGCGCCGGTTTCATAAAAATTGGTTTTAAAAATGTAAAAATTACTGAAAATACCGTGGCAACAATCGTAGGTGGAGAATTGGGGGCGAATACGGTATTAATCGTTGATACAGAGGGAGATGGAAGCCAGGAAATGATGCTACCTGATACCCTTATCGATAGCTATCAGGCTATCGTAAACCATGCTCCGACAATCGATTCCATCAGCGACTATGAAGTCATTGCAGGAAATGAACTCACGCTCACCATTAGCTATCAGGATGAAGACGAGGACCCCCTCACCACCGCCTTCACCACCACCCTCCCGAACGGAAACGAGATAGCAGGGCTTCCAGAGGGCGCGACCTTCGACGGCGAAGTCTTCTCATGGACTCCGACCCGGTGCCAGGGTGGGATCTCTGAATTCGTATTCGAAGTCTCCGATGGCGGGCTGAAGGAAACCGAAACCTTCACCATCGAGGTGATCGTCCCGGTCGCCATCGATATTGACCCTGACATGCTCAACCTCAAGAGCAACGGGCCGTACATCACCACCTACATCGAGCTGCCGGACTGCTATGACCCGGCGACAACCGATGCCCTCTCCTGCTGCCTCGACTGCGACCACGGACACTTCGAGGTTCTGGCGGACGCCCCCTGCGGTGTCGATGATTACGACGCCGACGGCATCCCCGATATGATGGTGAAGTTTAGCCGCGAGCAAATGGTTATGGATTTTTCTGTCGTGGACTTTGAAACTGAGGGGAAGTTTGCCGAGGTGTCGATGACGCTGAGTGGAACGACGAGTGATGGCATCCGATTCGTCGGAGAAGACATTATTCAGGTACGGATATAATTACCCTCACTTTTCTTTTTTCCAATAAGATGAGATGAGAAAAATTCTCTAATGCCGAATCGATCCGAATCCGGTAGAGATCTTGCGAATATGGCCTAAAGATTCTTAAATCATATCTCATTAAGGAACCCTTTTGATAATCACTAGGTATAACACAATTATTTATATATTGAAGTGAAGATCATTATCATAAGGGATACATATGATAATTGGATATGCACGTACATCATTAGCGTCGGAAAATATTGAAAATCAACTTTCAATATTGCTGCAAAAAGGAGTTCATAGAGAAAATATCTTTATGGATGTGGGGGTTTCTGGATCAGTATCCCCATTTACGCGGCCTGGCTTTCAAAGATTATTTGATACCGTGAAAAATTCTAAAATTGATTATCTTTATGTCTATGAACTCTCTAGGCTTTCCCGTGATTTAACGGATACCCTCAATATTCTTAGAGATTTAGACAGGCTTGGTGTTTGTGTCGAAAGCCTGTCACCAAATGAATCATGGCTAAATTGCGATCCTAGTATTAAGCAACTCATCGTTTCAGTCCTGGGCTGGTGCGCTCAACGCGAACGGGAGAACCTCGTTGAACGCACAAAGGTTGGAATGTCAAGAGCACGAGCTGAAGGCAAGCACATTGGAAGGCCCTACAAAAAAATCGACTGGAAATATGTGTATTATCTCCATTCTGAAGGAATGAATTTCAAAGAAATTGCCGACAAAATTGATGTTCCATATTCAACGTTTATGCGAAGAAAACAGGCAATAAATAAGAACTCATAATCATGGATATTATCTCTTTTCCGTTAGCTCTCTAGTTAGTCACGTTTAAGCTTGCCTTTGTGCATCTTTATTCATGCAGATTCCTGTTCCCGGCCAATGTGTTATCGTACGTAAACGCCCTGCAGTCGTTCGTGACTCATATGAAAGTTGCTCTGGCTCAGATGGAACAGTTCTTCACTTGATTTCGGTTGAATATATTGATGAACATGAATATCCCCGTGAGGATAGTGTTATCTGGGAACGGGAAATTAACGCAGAGGTTTTTTCTTCCTTCTCATTTCCGGAGATTGCAGATATTTCTCTCCAGCCGGATCCGCCTGAGCGGTTTCATGCATTTATTGACGCATTGAGATGGACCGGCCAGGGATCTTATTGCTACAATGGCGATAATGTTGAATATCTGCCCTCGGATTTACTCTCCCCTTCATTCAGTGCGGTTCAGGTTGAGGATTATCAGCTGTATCCTGTTCTCAAGGCACTGGCAATGCCTCGTACAAATCTCCTCCTAGCTGATGATGTAGGTCTTGGAAAAACAATCGAAGCAGGCCTGATTGCCCAGGAGCTGATCCGCCAGAAACGGATCCGCAGGATGATCATAATTTGTCCCTCTTCTCTTCAGATTCAATGGCAGGATGAGATGAAAGAGAAATTCAATATCGATTTCACGATTCTCGATAGTGCCCAGGTTTTTAGGATGCAGCGTGAAGTAGGGGTTGATGCGAATCCATGGAAGATGTATCCAAGGATCATCGTATCCATGGATTATCTGAAACAACCGGATATTCTCAACCAGTTTATTGCAACATCCCAGCAGCTGGGTTCAAGGGATTCTGCAATGCTCCCTTGGGATCTTTTAATCGTTGACGAGGCGCATAATTTCTCTCCGTCAAGGTTTGCAGACGACAGCCAGCGTTGTTCTATGCTTCGTGAAGTGGCGATGTATTGTGATCATCACCTATTCCTCAGTGCGACACCGCATAATGGCTATACTGTATCTTTTACTGGCCTTCTTGAGATGCTTGATCCTATACGGTTTCAACAGAAGAGCGTTCTCGAGGAAGAGGATATGTCGAATATAGGGGAGATCATGGTTCGGAGAATGAAAGAGGATCTCAATACGGACCAAGATAATCCTCGGTTCCCACGAAGGAATATCAAAGGTATTGCACTTGAGTTCCCGGAGGAAGAAACCCGCATATACGATGCACTCCGCGCATATAGAAACGGAGTTTCCCGTCAGATGGCGCGTTACGGGAAAGGTGAACGGGTAGTCGCGGAATTTATTTTTTCCGTCCTGACAAAACGCCTTCTTTCAAGCTCATATGCCTTTGCAAAGACATGGTGGGATCATGTCGAAGGGACAGGCCTCGAGGGATTTGGATTTGAAGAGGCTGATGCTTCAATGAAACGGGCCCTAACACCGGTTGAAGATGATATGGAAAAAGATCAGCGGGATCTCGATGCCGTGAGGCATGGGGGTGGGTGGCTGTCAAAATACCGTGATATCGTAGCCCCCTATCAGGCTGAGATCACGAGGCAGCTTGAGCGTATGGGTTGGGGACGTCGTGCAATTCTTCAGAACATCGATGAGCAGCCATCATTTCCCAGCGATATAAAATTCGAGAGTCTTCTGACATGGATCCGGGATAATCTGATGGAGGGTTCCTTATTCCGATCCGATGAGAGGGTCATCATATTTACCGAATATAAAAATACTCTCGATTATCTTGTAGCGCGGTTTAGAGCTGCAGGGATTGACGAGCCTTATCTCCAGACTCTCTATGGTGGTGCAAGTACAGAGCACAGGCGTGGAATCAAAAACGCGTTTAATGATCCGGCATCTCAACTTCGGATTCTTTTAGCAACAGAAGTAGCATCAGAGGGTTTGAACCTGCAACAGTCCTGCAGGTATGTAATCCATCAGGAGATCCCCTGGAACCCAATGCGCCTTGAACAGAGAAATGGAAGGGTTGACCGTCATGGCCAGTCGCGAGATGTAACGATATTCCACTTTGTATCGGATCAGGTGGAGGAACTGAAGTTTCTGGACTTCATTGTAAAAAAGGTGGATACCGTCAGAGAGGATCTGGGGAGTGTGGGCAAGGTCCTTGATGATGCGGTACTAGAATATTTTTCAAAAGGATCCGTCACCCAGACCGATGTGGATACCCGTATTGAACTTACCCATCAGTATACTGATGAATCGAATGATACCTCACATGCAAAACGCGGTTCTGAGACGGAGTACGAGTCTGCGGTTGGAACCTATGATCAGACAATGGGGGCTCTTGGCATCACAGAGACGTCTCTTGCCCGATTG is a window from the Methanovulcanius yangii genome containing:
- a CDS encoding recombinase family protein; the protein is MIIGYARTSLASENIENQLSILLQKGVHRENIFMDVGVSGSVSPFTRPGFQRLFDTVKNSKIDYLYVYELSRLSRDLTDTLNILRDLDRLGVCVESLSPNESWLNCDPSIKQLIVSVLGWCAQRERENLVERTKVGMSRARAEGKHIGRPYKKIDWKYVYYLHSEGMNFKEIADKIDVPYSTFMRRKQAINKNS
- the drmD gene encoding DISARM system SNF2-like helicase DrmD, whose translation is MQIPVPGQCVIVRKRPAVVRDSYESCSGSDGTVLHLISVEYIDEHEYPREDSVIWEREINAEVFSSFSFPEIADISLQPDPPERFHAFIDALRWTGQGSYCYNGDNVEYLPSDLLSPSFSAVQVEDYQLYPVLKALAMPRTNLLLADDVGLGKTIEAGLIAQELIRQKRIRRMIIICPSSLQIQWQDEMKEKFNIDFTILDSAQVFRMQREVGVDANPWKMYPRIIVSMDYLKQPDILNQFIATSQQLGSRDSAMLPWDLLIVDEAHNFSPSRFADDSQRCSMLREVAMYCDHHLFLSATPHNGYTVSFTGLLEMLDPIRFQQKSVLEEEDMSNIGEIMVRRMKEDLNTDQDNPRFPRRNIKGIALEFPEEETRIYDALRAYRNGVSRQMARYGKGERVVAEFIFSVLTKRLLSSSYAFAKTWWDHVEGTGLEGFGFEEADASMKRALTPVEDDMEKDQRDLDAVRHGGGWLSKYRDIVAPYQAEITRQLERMGWGRRAILQNIDEQPSFPSDIKFESLLTWIRDNLMEGSLFRSDERVIIFTEYKNTLDYLVARFRAAGIDEPYLQTLYGGASTEHRRGIKNAFNDPASQLRILLATEVASEGLNLQQSCRYVIHQEIPWNPMRLEQRNGRVDRHGQSRDVTIFHFVSDQVEELKFLDFIVKKVDTVREDLGSVGKVLDDAVLEYFSKGSVTQTDVDTRIELTHQYTDESNDTSHAKRGSETEYESAVGTYDQTMGALGITETSLARLLDQAMHLENGDLEFQGEGIWRIRKMPPHWKNLIENTILISGNGAQGAQPKIVFSPERVQEKVNGRMIFHPGSDSRLLMLGHPMMQRALSTFRRRVWLSPNESGLRRWTVERGVLPDSTQAVFYLSYDIALRNQLGERFHTGILEVPVGFGTEMWILGEDDSEKIRMSVSSDMEDADVARARASIASHWFGVQRYADELKSGIISSLNDTVGDELQKHYHLEEKEQLRLFAERRRSLELRKDDRSIAKLKKELLRAKEKATQLTFDPEENLLRKQELELLKERVSEKEWERQHDHLERLKERLAREEDRIINRVLPGRYSLDKDGIEFHPVAVHVIVNRSDA